One genomic segment of Pristiophorus japonicus isolate sPriJap1 chromosome 8, sPriJap1.hap1, whole genome shotgun sequence includes these proteins:
- the LOC139268243 gene encoding immunoglobulin lambda-1 light chain-like, with the protein MTAWVGVLVVLVLCLYSINADIVLTQQPSFSTSPGETVKITCTMSGDKVASWYTSWYWQKPGSTPVLVWSEKDGKSSDIPDRFLGSVDSSSNKIHLTITNVQSVDAADYYCFAGRTFGKGTKLSLSNPRPPSVSVLPPSSDQIAAKKTATLVCLVNGFNPGVVEIEWTVDGSMRGNGVDTSRIQQETDNTFSVSSYLTLPASEWNSHELYSCVVKHESQANPLQSSIARSSCI; encoded by the exons ATGACAGCGTGGGTTGGAGTTCTCGTCGTGCTAGTGCTCTGCCTCTATA GTATAAACGCGGATATCGTCCTGACACAGCAACCGTCCTTCTCAACCTCCCCGGGAGAAACCGTCAAGATCACCTGTACCATGTCCGGAGACAAAGTCGCTAGCTGGTACACGAGCTGGTACTGGCAGAAACCTGGCAGTACTCCTGTGCTTGTTTGGAGTGAGAAAGATGGTAAATCTTCGGATATTCCCGATCGATTCCTGGGTTCTGTGGACTCATCGAGTAACAAGATTCATTTAACCATCACAAACGTGCAGTCCGTGGACGCCGCTGATTATTATTGTTTCGCAGGGCGTACCTTCGGTAAAGGAACCAAGCTGAGTCTGAGCA ATCCGCGGCCCCCCTCAGTGTCCGTCCTTCCGCCTTCATCGGATCAAATCGCAGCAAAGAAAACGGCGACCCTGGTGTGTTTGGTAAACGGTTTTAACCCGGGCGTTGTGGAGATTGAATGGACTGTAGACGGCAGTATGAGAGGGAATGGTGTTGATACCAGTCGGATCCAGCAGGAGACGGACAACACCTTCAGTGTGAGCAGTTATCTGACTCTGCCAGCCTCAGAATGGAACTCACACGAGCTTTACTCCTGTGTGGTTAAACACGAGTCTCAAGCAAACCCGCTTCAATCAAGTATCGCCAGATCCAGCTGTATCTGA